The Streptomyces sp. RKAG293 genome includes a region encoding these proteins:
- a CDS encoding serine hydrolase domain-containing protein: protein MAPPLSRGTCPEAGLDAGELRRIVPGLRTALEPSPDHPWCAGAVVLAGRGQVVALHEAVGWAVRYAGYDAAADRGVELPPERWVPMRPDTVFDLASVSKLFTAVVAARLLDLDRPVASYVPEFAAAGKADITVRQLLDHTSGFRPELPFYDLPTVPARLRLLWDEKPLHPPGTVRIYSDLNLIALQQVLERATGQPLDVLVRDGITGPLGMTDTGYNPPAALLPRIAATEDQRRPWGKLDRGMVHGVVHDENAYAAGGVSGHAGLFSTAWDLALFCRALLDGCGPYPGFETDHPGQMGELAGHGAVGHSGFTGTSLVIDPATDTFLVLLTNSVHPSRTWREGSAPRAAAATCLARSVLKASETSGP from the coding sequence ATGGCGCCGCCGCTGTCGAGAGGTACCTGCCCTGAGGCCGGCCTCGACGCCGGAGAGCTGCGGCGGATCGTCCCCGGGCTGAGGACCGCCCTGGAGCCGTCGCCGGACCACCCCTGGTGCGCGGGAGCGGTCGTGCTCGCCGGGCGTGGCCAGGTCGTCGCGCTGCACGAGGCGGTCGGCTGGGCGGTGCGGTACGCGGGCTACGACGCGGCCGCCGACCGCGGTGTGGAGCTGCCGCCGGAGCGGTGGGTGCCGATGCGGCCCGACACGGTCTTCGACCTGGCGTCCGTCAGCAAGCTCTTCACGGCCGTCGTCGCCGCTCGGCTCCTGGACCTCGACCGGCCGGTCGCCTCGTACGTGCCGGAGTTCGCCGCCGCGGGCAAGGCGGACATCACCGTACGGCAGCTGCTCGACCACACCTCCGGCTTCCGGCCCGAGCTGCCGTTCTACGACCTGCCCACCGTGCCGGCCCGGCTGCGGCTGCTGTGGGACGAGAAGCCGCTGCACCCGCCGGGCACCGTCCGGATCTACTCCGACCTCAATCTGATCGCCCTCCAGCAGGTGCTGGAACGGGCCACGGGACAGCCGCTGGACGTCCTGGTCAGGGACGGGATCACCGGGCCGCTCGGGATGACCGACACCGGCTACAACCCACCCGCCGCCCTGCTGCCCCGGATCGCCGCGACCGAGGACCAGCGGCGGCCCTGGGGCAAGCTCGACCGCGGCATGGTGCACGGCGTCGTGCACGACGAGAACGCCTACGCGGCGGGCGGGGTCAGCGGGCACGCGGGGCTCTTCTCCACCGCGTGGGACCTGGCCCTGTTCTGCCGGGCGCTGCTCGACGGCTGCGGGCCGTACCCCGGCTTCGAGACCGACCACCCCGGCCAGATGGGCGAGCTGGCCGGCCACGGCGCCGTCGGGCACAGCGGTTTCACCGGTACGAGCCTGGTGATCGACCCCGCCACCGACACGTTCCTGGTGCTGCTCACCAACTCGGTGCACCCCAGCCGTACCTGGCGGGAGGGCAGCGCGCCCCGGGCCGCAGCCGCCACCTGCCTGGCCCGGAGCGTTCTGAAGGCGTCGG